tactcgttgccaaacccactggctccaggtcatctacaagtctctgcttggtaaagccccgccttacctCAGCTAAGGCggggtcaccatagcagcacccactcgtagcacatgctccagcaggtatatctcactggtcacccccaaagccaattcctcatttggcagcttttccttccagttctctgctgctaatgactgaaacaaactgcaaaaatcactaaagctcaagactcatatctccctcactagctttaagcaccagctatcagagcagctcacagatcactgcacctgtacatagtccatctgtaaatagcccatccaactacctcatccccatactgtatttatttatttatcttgctcctttgcatgccagtatctctacttgcacattcatcgtctgcacatctaccatcccagtgtttaattgctatattgtaatttcttcgccaccatggcctatttattgctttaactcccttatcttacctcatttgcactcactgtatataaacttttttttcttttttttctactgtattattgactgtatgttttgtttattccatgtgtaactctctcgtgttgtatgtgtcgaactgctatgctttatcttggccaggtcgcagttgcaaatgagaatttgttctcaacttgcctacctggttaaataaaggtgaaataaaaaataaaaaatgtgtagaTACAGTGTGGACATTattggagggaaagagaatggaTGAGATCAAGTttgagggagaaggggatacaGGAAATTAGTTTAAAGAGTATGTTGAGTAGAACGTCATTAGATATAGTCTTAAATATTTTGTTATCTTTTTTTAGAGCAATGCTGGCAGGTATGATTTAgtttctccctgtctctggcCCAcattccagtacagtaggtggcggtaatgcaccataacgttggatgccaaccgccgatAAACCCCACCGAAGAAGAAGAATAAACCGGAAATAGCAACCGGGCCTAAGTATTTTAACTTGTCTTACTTGTTTTGTTATTTACGTTTTGGTAGTTGTCGTTATTGAGTTTCCGGACGAGAGAGAATCATGAAGATGACGGAGGAAAACAACGATGGAAATTCGACAATAACAATGGAAGATGTCCAAAGTCTTATAAAAAAGAAAGACACTATTGAAGAACAAATTAAATCTTACTATGACGTTTTGGAAGATGTACGTTTGTAACGTTACATGGATACGTTGTTTGTTTATATTTTGGACCAGCTGACGTTAGCGAGCTAACGCTTGCTTGCGAGCTCAAATGTGCTTATTTTTCCAATATGTTGTAGCTAAGTTACGTCAATCAATGCTTGCTTTATTCAGTCTGTATTATCTAACGTTAGAAACAACGTGGTTGTGCGTGTTGTGAGGCTATTATATGATGCAAGAAATATGATTCCCCGTCAATAATTTGTGTGTTCTCTTTTAGCAAGAGGTTGGAATGGAAGGTCCTTTGGTTGATGCAGAGGGATTCCCTCGCGCAGATGTTAATGTGTACCAGATCAGAACAGCAAGGCACACTATTTCTTGTAAGAGAGCTTGAAGCACTGCTGCgtaatataacatgttttaactGACACGTTACTTGACAACAGTCAGACAAACTATTTGCAGTGTAGTATGTAAGGGGTTCCATTGTTCGTGTGTGCTACTGCCTACTGTATTTTTCCCCGGCTAACTATGGACACCATGTCGATGTGGCAGGTCTACAGAATGATCACAAAGCCATCATGGTGGAAATCGAGGAGGCCCTGCACAGGCTGCATGCTCTAGAGAAGGCGAAGCGCCAGCAGGACCAGGCAGAATCCCAGACTGAATCCATGGAGCAGGAGGTCACCCTGCCCTCTCCCTTTGCCCGTGTGGATGCTGTCTCACAAGGCTCCCCTGCCTGTCAGGCTGTGAGTGTTTACAGTTTCTAGATTGACCTTAAACCTATATAGAATTTGTTTACAACACAGACATTGTTATTtactttgtgtgtttgtttggggtTATTTAAGAGTGGGGTTTTTTTTCAGTTGTGATACATTTGTTTTTTCCCATAGGGCTTGCGAATTAGTGATGAAATCATAGCATTTGGATCCATCAACACAGGGAACTTCCTGAACCTGCAGAATATTGCCTCAGTGGTTCAGCATAGTGAAGGGGTATGTTCACCTGTGACTATAATAATGTTGTTATAACCAGTTGTATTTTATTGTGCCAAATGACCTAATCATTGGCGGTGTAACGTGCCATTATGTCAGCAATATGAAATGCAGTCACTACAGTGATAACTTACCATGCGTGACATGTTGTCTTTTCTATTCCTTAGAGACCATTAAATGTTACAGTGATTCGAAATGGCCAGAAGACCCAAATGGGACTTACCCCACAGCGGTGGTCGGGCAGAGGTTTACTGGGGTGAGTGTCCTACCTATTGAGGTAGAGATTAGACTGATTACTATTTgatctaactttactgtggttcaCATTTAAAATACATGCCATGCCAAAATACACATCatgtacagtgtcttcagaatgtattcacaccacttgactttttacacatgtTGCTGTGTTTCTCCCTGAATTAAATATTTATTATTGAGATTGTGTGCcactggcttacacacaataccccatattgtcaaagtggaattatgtttttatatacagtgccttgcgaaagtattcgccccccttgaacgtTGCaacctttgccacatttcaggcttcaaacataaatgtataaaactgtatttttttgtgaagaatcaacaacaagtggggcacaatcatgaagtggaacgacatttattggatatttcaaacttttttaacaaatcaaaaactgagaaattgggcgtgcaaagcactgtatatatatatatatatttttaaagaaatTCATAAAATTAAAAGCAAAAATGTCTTGCatcaataagtattcagaccctttgttaaggcaagcctaaataagttcagaagtaAAAATTGGCTGAACATGTCACATATAAAAAGTTGCATGGACTCCCTCtgtgtgcagtaatagtgtttaacatgatttctgaCTGACtaactcatctctgtaccccacacatacaattatctgcaaggtccctcagtcgagcagtgaatttcaaacacagattcagcaACAAAGACCATGGAGATTTCCCAGTGCCTTGcaaagaaaggcacctattggcagtggtgggaaaagtacccaactgtcatacttgagtaaaagtaatgcTACATtttatagaaaatgactcaagtaaaagtcaaccagtaaaattctacttgggTTAGAGTTTTAAAGTATTtgttttaaaatatacttaagtatcaaaagtaaaagtattaagcaaaccagatggtaccattttcttgtttttattttatttacagaaagcaaggggcacactccaacattcagacatcatttagaaatgaagcatgtgtgttttagttagtctgccagatcagaggcagtagggatgaccagggatgttcggttgataagtgagtgaattggaccattttcatgtcctgctaagcattcaagaTGTGTcgagtacttttgggtatcaaggaaaatgtatggagtaaaaagtacaatattttcttttaaggaatgtagtaaagtaaaagtagtcaaaaatataaatagtggaGTACAGATACCACTgcttattggtagatgggtaaaaaaaaacagacattgaaatccctttgagcatggtgaagtcattaattacactttggatgatgtgtcaatacacccagtcccTACAAAGatacacaatactaacctaaatactgcacaatactaacctaaatgaaagAGTTAAAGTAAGGAAGAATATACAGAATtaaaaaaatattacaaaacattcattctgtttgcaataaggcactaaaataaaactgcaaaaatgtgtcaaagaatttatctttatgtcctgaatacaaagcgttgtGTCGTGTTTGCCCCAAACATATCACTTAGTACAACTCTTTGTATTTTCAGGCATGGGGTGTGAATACTGCGTTTTCAAtgaatgtgcaaaaatgtctaaaaacatattttcgttttgtcattatggggtattgtgtatagatgggtgagagagaatATTTAATCTATTTagaaatcaggctgtaacacaagaaaatgtggactaagtcaaggggtatgaatactttctgaattcaTGACCTGAGATATTTGTTAGTAGTATTAGTTTATAAACTATTTTACATGTAAGCCATACTTGGCAGCTAAAAGCTGAATTGCAGTACACACAAGTAAACAAATCTCAGACTGCTTGAAAAGCAAAACAAACATCAAATAAAAATGACATGAGTATAGGTCTGGGCTACAAAGTTCTGAGTACTTTAAGCCTCCGACACATGGAGCGACAGTCAATAGCACAAGGCTGTTGGCCACCTGGGTGC
This sequence is a window from Oncorhynchus keta strain PuntledgeMale-10-30-2019 chromosome 14, Oket_V2, whole genome shotgun sequence. Protein-coding genes within it:
- the LOC118393227 gene encoding 26S proteasome non-ATPase regulatory subunit 9-like produces the protein MKMTEENNDGNSTITMEDVQSLIKKKDTIEEQIKSYYDVLEDQEVGMEGPLVDAEGFPRADVNVYQIRTARHTISCLQNDHKAIMVEIEEALHRLHALEKAKRQQDQAESQTESMEQEVTLPSPFARVDAVSQGSPACQAGLRISDEIIAFGSINTGNFLNLQNIASVVQHSEGRPLNVTVIRNGQKTQMGLTPQRWSGRGLLGCNIVPIHR